The following coding sequences lie in one Erwinia amylovora genomic window:
- the galU gene encoding UTP--glucose-1-phosphate uridylyltransferase GalU yields the protein MSAYNSKVKKAVIPVAGLGTRMLPATKAIPKEMLPLVDKPLIQYVVNECIAAGINEIVLVTHSSKNSIENHFDTSFELEAMLEKRVKRQLLEEIQSICPPHVTIMQVRQGLAKGLGHAVMCAWPVIGNEPVAVILPDVILDEYESDLSKDNLAEMIRRFDETGHSQIMVEPVADVTAYGVVDCQGAQLNPGDSAPMVGVVEKPKADQAPSNLAVVGRYVLSADIWPLLAKTPPGAGDEIQLTDSIAMLMEKETVEAYHLKGVSHDCGNKLGYMQAFVEYGVRHETLGSDFKAWLESAVGNKK from the coding sequence ATGTCTGCCTATAACTCAAAAGTAAAAAAAGCGGTTATCCCGGTTGCTGGTTTGGGAACGCGTATGTTGCCTGCTACCAAAGCGATTCCGAAAGAGATGTTGCCGCTGGTTGATAAGCCGTTAATTCAGTATGTCGTTAACGAGTGTATTGCTGCTGGGATCAATGAGATCGTGCTGGTTACGCACTCATCCAAGAACTCAATTGAAAACCATTTCGATACCAGCTTCGAGCTGGAAGCTATGCTGGAAAAGCGTGTAAAACGCCAGCTGCTGGAAGAAATTCAGTCAATTTGTCCGCCACACGTTACCATCATGCAGGTGCGTCAGGGGCTGGCTAAAGGCCTGGGCCACGCAGTAATGTGCGCATGGCCGGTGATTGGTAACGAGCCGGTAGCCGTTATCCTGCCGGATGTGATTCTGGATGAATACGAATCAGATTTGTCGAAAGACAACCTGGCAGAAATGATCAGACGCTTCGATGAAACTGGCCACAGCCAGATCATGGTTGAACCCGTTGCTGACGTCACCGCTTACGGTGTGGTGGATTGCCAGGGCGCGCAGCTGAACCCGGGCGACAGCGCGCCAATGGTCGGCGTGGTGGAAAAACCCAAAGCCGATCAGGCCCCTTCAAATCTGGCAGTTGTCGGGCGTTACGTGCTGTCTGCAGATATCTGGCCACTGCTGGCTAAAACGCCTCCGGGCGCCGGTGATGAAATCCAGCTGACCGACTCAATTGCCATGCTGATGGAGAAAGAGACGGTAGAAGCTTATCACCTGAAAGGTGTGAGCCATGACTGTGGTAACAAGCTCGGCTACATGCAGGCTTTCGTTGAATATGGTGTGCGTCACGAAACACTGGGCAGCGATTTCAAAGCCTGGCTGGAAAGCGCTGTCGGCAACAAAAAGTAA
- the sppA gene encoding signal peptide peptidase SppA, whose product MRVLWRIIATIFKWTWRVLNFVREFVLNLFLILLIVVALGLWFQLHNASTPAATQKGALVVNLSGVVVDKPSVSNKFSKIGRQLLGASSDRLKENSLFDVVDAIRQAKDDANITGVVLDLRNFAGADQPSLQYIGKALREFRDGGKPIFASGESYSQAQYYLASFANKIYLSPLGNVDLHGFATHSLYYKTLIDKLKVSSHVFRVGTYKSAVEPFLRDSMSPEARDADGRWIGKLWQNYLNTLAANRQITADQVFPGAQGMLNGLQKFGGDTAQYAKENKLVDELASASRVEHELAKTFGWDKEANNYRGTSIYDYQVKDSSSDGNVAVILASGAIADGEETPGSVGGDTTALQIRAARLDPKIKAIVFRVNSPGGSVTASETIREELAAAKDAGKPVVVSMGGMAASGGYWVSTPADYIIASPNTLTGSIGIFSVINTVENSLEAIGVHTDGVSTSPLADVASTRALPAEVQQMTQLSIDKGYQNFIDLVAKSRHKTPGEIDQIAQGHVWTGSDAKANGLIDALGDFDDAVTKAAELAKLHTPQLSWYHDEPGLLDMLVSQVEVAAHAALPATLKAYLPAPMLDVMSAMNKQPGLMDKLNDPQNRYALCLTCGDVK is encoded by the coding sequence ATGCGCGTGTTATGGCGGATTATCGCTACTATCTTTAAGTGGACGTGGCGGGTGCTTAACTTCGTTCGCGAATTTGTGCTTAACCTGTTCCTGATCCTGCTGATTGTTGTCGCCCTGGGGCTTTGGTTCCAGTTACATAATGCCAGCACGCCGGCAGCCACGCAAAAAGGCGCGCTGGTCGTCAACCTGAGCGGCGTGGTGGTAGATAAACCGTCCGTCAGCAATAAGTTCAGCAAGATTGGCCGCCAGTTGTTAGGTGCCAGCAGTGACCGCCTTAAGGAAAATTCCCTGTTTGACGTGGTGGACGCCATTCGTCAGGCAAAAGACGATGCGAATATCACCGGTGTGGTGCTCGACCTGCGTAACTTTGCCGGCGCGGACCAGCCATCGCTGCAATATATTGGTAAAGCGCTGCGTGAGTTCCGTGACGGCGGTAAACCGATCTTCGCCAGCGGAGAGAGCTACAGCCAGGCACAGTACTATCTTGCCAGTTTTGCTAACAAAATTTACCTGTCGCCGCTGGGTAACGTTGACCTGCATGGTTTCGCTACCCACAGCCTGTATTATAAAACCCTGATCGATAAGCTGAAAGTCAGCTCCCATGTGTTCCGCGTAGGCACATACAAGTCAGCGGTAGAACCTTTCCTGCGTGACAGCATGTCACCGGAGGCGCGAGATGCTGATGGTCGCTGGATCGGGAAACTGTGGCAGAATTACCTTAATACGCTGGCCGCTAACCGCCAGATAACAGCCGATCAGGTCTTCCCTGGCGCACAGGGCATGCTGAACGGGCTACAAAAATTTGGCGGTGATACCGCTCAGTACGCAAAAGAGAATAAACTGGTGGATGAACTGGCTTCTGCGTCGCGGGTTGAACACGAATTAGCCAAAACCTTCGGCTGGGATAAAGAAGCGAACAATTACCGCGGCACCAGCATCTATGACTATCAGGTGAAAGACAGCAGCAGCGACGGTAATGTGGCGGTGATTCTGGCCAGCGGTGCGATAGCGGATGGCGAGGAAACGCCGGGCAGCGTTGGCGGTGATACCACCGCGCTGCAAATCCGCGCCGCGCGCCTCGATCCTAAAATCAAAGCCATCGTCTTCCGCGTTAACAGCCCGGGTGGCAGCGTGACGGCATCTGAAACCATTCGCGAAGAACTGGCGGCGGCGAAAGACGCTGGCAAGCCTGTAGTGGTTTCTATGGGCGGTATGGCGGCCTCAGGCGGCTATTGGGTATCAACGCCGGCAGATTATATTATTGCCAGCCCGAATACGCTGACCGGCTCCATTGGTATCTTCAGCGTGATCAACACCGTAGAGAACTCGCTGGAGGCCATTGGCGTCCATACCGACGGCGTGTCGACCTCACCGCTGGCAGATGTAGCCAGCACCCGGGCGCTGCCAGCGGAAGTGCAGCAGATGACGCAGTTAAGCATCGATAAGGGTTATCAGAACTTCATCGATCTGGTCGCTAAATCGCGTCATAAGACCCCCGGGGAGATTGACCAGATAGCACAGGGGCATGTCTGGACCGGCAGTGATGCGAAAGCTAACGGGCTGATCGATGCGCTGGGTGATTTTGATGATGCGGTTACCAAAGCGGCAGAACTGGCAAAACTGCACACGCCACAGCTGAGCTGGTATCATGACGAGCCAGGTTTGCTGGATATGTTGGTCAGCCAGGTCGAAGTTGCGGCACATGCAGCGCTGCCAGCCACCCTGAAAGCGTATTTACCTGCGCCAATGCTTGATGTGATGTCGGCAATGAATAAACAACCGGGCCTGATGGATAAGCTCAACGATCCGCAAAACCGCTATGCTCTCTGTCTGACCTGCGGAGATGTGAAATAA
- the purU gene encoding formyltetrahydrofolate deformylase has product MQAQTLQRKVLRTICPDAKGLIAKITNICYKHELNIVQNNEFVDHRTGRFFMRTELEGIFNDATLLADLDGALPDGSERELHPAGRRRIVILVTKEAHCLGDLLMKSVYGGLDVEIAAVIGNHETLRTLVERFDIPFALVSHEGLTRDEHDNKLATEIDRYQPDYVVLAKYMRVLTPAFVERYPNQIINIHHSFLPAFIGARPYHQAYERGVKIIGATAHYVNNNLDEGPIIMQDVIHVDHTYSAEDMMRAGRDVEKNALSRALYEVLAQRVFVYGNRTIIL; this is encoded by the coding sequence ATGCAAGCGCAAACACTGCAACGAAAAGTTCTACGCACCATCTGCCCCGATGCAAAAGGGCTGATCGCGAAAATCACTAATATTTGCTACAAACACGAGCTGAATATTGTGCAAAATAATGAATTTGTCGATCACCGCACCGGCCGCTTCTTTATGCGCACCGAGCTGGAAGGCATTTTCAATGATGCTACGCTGCTGGCCGATCTTGACGGCGCGTTGCCAGACGGTTCAGAACGTGAACTGCATCCCGCTGGTCGTCGTCGCATTGTTATTCTGGTGACCAAAGAGGCACATTGCCTTGGCGATTTGCTGATGAAAAGCGTTTATGGCGGGCTGGATGTTGAAATCGCTGCCGTCATAGGCAATCACGAAACGCTACGAACGCTGGTAGAGCGCTTTGATATCCCCTTTGCTCTGGTTAGTCATGAAGGACTGACGCGTGATGAGCACGACAACAAACTGGCTACTGAGATTGACCGCTACCAGCCAGACTACGTTGTGCTGGCTAAGTATATGCGGGTCTTAACCCCGGCATTTGTGGAGCGCTATCCGAACCAGATCATCAATATTCACCACTCATTCCTGCCCGCATTTATCGGCGCACGCCCTTACCACCAGGCGTATGAGCGCGGGGTTAAGATCATAGGCGCTACCGCGCACTACGTGAATAACAACCTGGACGAAGGTCCGATCATTATGCAGGACGTTATTCATGTTGATCACACCTATTCGGCCGAAGATATGATGCGGGCCGGTCGTGACGTTGAGAAAAACGCGTTGAGCCGTGCGCTGTATGAGGTTCTGGCGCAGCGCGTGTTTGTTTATGGCAATCGCACTATTATTCTTTGA
- the rssB gene encoding two-component system response regulator RssB, with translation MEKPLTGKHILIVEDEVVFRSLLENFLCELGAQVTLADDGLHAIQCLGRATPDLMICDLAMPRMNGIKLVEHLRSTGSVIPILVISATENMADIAHVLRLGVQDVLLKPVKDLARLREAVFECLYPSMFTSKVEEDEQLFQDWDALVSDPQAAAKLLKQLQPPVQQTIANCRINYRQLTMAEHPGLVLDVAALSDKDLAFYCLDVTRAGDNGVLAALLLRALFNGLLQEQLSDRGQRLPELGGLLNQVNLLLRQANLDGQFPLLVGYYHQGLKNLILVSAGLNATLNIHTHQIKLRNGVPLGTLGSTHLNQISQRCEAWQCQVWGAGGRLRLMLSTL, from the coding sequence ATGGAAAAGCCATTAACAGGAAAACATATTCTCATCGTTGAGGACGAAGTCGTTTTCCGTTCCCTGCTGGAAAATTTTCTTTGTGAACTGGGCGCGCAAGTGACTCTTGCGGACGATGGTCTGCATGCGATCCAATGCTTAGGCCGCGCGACACCCGACCTGATGATTTGCGATTTGGCCATGCCGCGTATGAACGGTATCAAACTGGTCGAGCATCTGCGCAGTACGGGCAGCGTGATACCGATTTTGGTGATCTCCGCCACCGAAAACATGGCCGATATTGCTCATGTATTGCGGCTTGGCGTGCAGGATGTACTGCTTAAGCCGGTCAAAGACCTGGCGCGGCTGCGAGAAGCCGTATTCGAATGTCTCTATCCTTCGATGTTTACTTCTAAGGTAGAAGAGGATGAACAACTGTTTCAGGACTGGGATGCGCTGGTTAGCGATCCTCAGGCAGCAGCCAAACTACTCAAACAACTTCAGCCTCCGGTTCAGCAAACCATTGCCAACTGTCGCATCAATTATCGCCAGCTTACCATGGCCGAACATCCCGGGCTGGTGCTGGATGTTGCCGCACTTTCTGATAAAGATCTGGCTTTTTATTGTCTGGACGTCACGCGTGCGGGTGACAATGGCGTATTAGCTGCATTATTGCTCCGCGCACTGTTTAACGGCCTGTTGCAGGAACAACTCTCCGATCGGGGGCAGCGTTTGCCAGAGCTGGGCGGCCTGTTAAATCAAGTCAATTTGCTACTGCGCCAGGCCAACCTCGATGGGCAGTTCCCGCTGTTGGTGGGCTACTATCACCAGGGGTTAAAAAACCTGATTCTGGTTTCCGCCGGTTTGAATGCCACGCTCAATATCCACACACATCAAATCAAACTCCGCAACGGGGTGCCACTTGGTACGCTCGGCAGCACGCATCTTAATCAAATCAGCCAGCGGTGCGAGGCCTGGCAGTGCCAGGTCTGGGGGGCGGGTGGTCGTTTGCGCCTCATGCTGTCTACATTATAG
- a CDS encoding NAD(P)H nitroreductase: MDALELLINRRSASRLVEPAPAGAALKHILSAGQRAPDHGTLKPWRFIIIENEGRDRFSALLEKLSHDARLDEKAIEKARRAPYRAPMIITVVAHCEDHPKVPRWEQVVSAGCAVMAMQLAAVAQGFNGIWRSGAWTEAEPVREAFHCRPQDAIVGFLYLGTPQLKSSTHVVPPDSGALISYF; this comes from the coding sequence ATGGATGCTCTGGAATTACTGATCAACCGCCGCTCTGCCTCCCGTCTGGTTGAGCCAGCCCCGGCAGGTGCAGCCTTAAAGCATATTTTATCTGCTGGCCAGCGCGCCCCCGACCACGGCACGCTTAAGCCCTGGCGTTTTATTATTATCGAAAATGAAGGACGTGACCGTTTCAGCGCGCTGCTGGAAAAATTGTCGCACGATGCACGGCTGGATGAGAAAGCGATTGAGAAAGCGCGGCGTGCGCCCTACCGGGCACCGATGATCATTACCGTAGTAGCCCATTGCGAAGACCATCCTAAAGTCCCGCGCTGGGAGCAGGTGGTTTCCGCCGGATGCGCCGTTATGGCGATGCAACTGGCCGCTGTCGCGCAGGGGTTCAACGGTATTTGGCGTAGCGGAGCCTGGACGGAGGCAGAGCCGGTACGCGAAGCGTTTCATTGTCGCCCCCAGGATGCGATTGTCGGTTTCCTCTACCTCGGAACGCCGCAGCTCAAATCTTCAACCCACGTTGTCCCGCCGGACAGCGGCGCATTAATTAGCTACTTTTAA
- the xthA gene encoding exodeoxyribonuclease III translates to MKFVSFNINGLRARPHQLQAIVEQHQPDVIGLQETKVHDDMFPLAEVASLGYHVFYHGQKGHYGVALLCKQQPVAVRRGFASDDEDAQRRIIMADIMTPSGLLTVINGYFPQGESRDHPTKFPAKEKFYRDLHSYLEQQQKPDNQLLIMGDMNISSGDLDIGIGEENRKRWLRTGKCSFLPEEREWMDKLMNWGLVDTWRAQHATINDRFSWFDYRSKGFDDNRGLRIDLVLASRPLADRCVATGIDYDIRAMEKPSDHAPIWAEFSE, encoded by the coding sequence ATGAAATTTGTTTCTTTTAATATCAATGGGCTGCGCGCCCGCCCCCATCAACTGCAAGCAATCGTTGAACAGCATCAGCCCGATGTAATCGGCCTGCAGGAAACCAAAGTTCACGATGATATGTTTCCGCTTGCAGAAGTCGCCAGCCTTGGCTATCACGTCTTCTACCATGGTCAGAAAGGCCATTACGGCGTAGCGCTGTTATGTAAACAACAGCCAGTCGCCGTGCGGCGTGGTTTTGCAAGCGATGACGAAGACGCGCAGCGCCGCATTATCATGGCCGATATCATGACCCCTTCCGGGCTGCTAACGGTGATTAACGGCTACTTTCCACAGGGAGAGAGCCGCGACCATCCGACCAAGTTCCCGGCTAAAGAGAAATTCTATCGCGATCTGCACAGCTATCTCGAACAGCAGCAAAAGCCTGATAATCAGCTGCTGATCATGGGAGATATGAATATCAGCAGCGGCGATCTGGATATCGGCATCGGTGAAGAAAACCGTAAACGTTGGCTCCGCACGGGAAAATGTTCATTCCTGCCGGAAGAGCGCGAATGGATGGACAAGTTAATGAACTGGGGCCTGGTCGATACATGGCGCGCACAGCATGCGACAATTAACGACCGTTTTTCCTGGTTTGACTATCGTTCAAAGGGCTTTGATGACAATCGTGGGTTACGCATCGATCTGGTACTGGCAAGCAGGCCGCTGGCAGATCGCTGTGTGGCAACCGGTATTGATTACGATATTCGTGCAATGGAAAAACCTTCCGATCATGCCCCCATCTGGGCCGAGTTCAGCGAGTAG
- a CDS encoding DUF1496 domain-containing protein — MRRHLTLILLLGLSVPALAEGYSSNNGHQSGINTDVVVDMPREVWTRGNQDPQSPCQRCCVYENRNYTEGAVLKREGVLLQCVSDENALGTNNLIWRMVK, encoded by the coding sequence ATGAGACGGCACCTGACGCTAATATTATTGCTCGGACTGAGCGTTCCGGCGCTGGCCGAAGGTTATAGCAGTAACAATGGCCACCAGAGCGGCATAAATACCGATGTGGTGGTGGACATGCCGCGCGAGGTGTGGACGCGGGGTAATCAGGATCCTCAGTCGCCATGCCAGCGCTGCTGCGTCTATGAAAACCGTAACTATACCGAAGGGGCGGTGCTAAAAAGAGAAGGCGTATTACTCCAGTGCGTGAGTGATGAAAACGCGCTTGGAACCAATAATCTGATCTGGCGGATGGTGAAGTAA
- a CDS encoding YchJ family protein: MSENCPCGSGLQYSLCCEPYLRGRAWPGTPEALMRSRYSAYVKQDLHYLIASWHPSCQAQNFAASLEESFATTRWLGLRVITTDVDTEQGQGYVTFFARLAENQQESFIHERSRFLREEQRWYYIDGTFPPTGRNDRCPCGSGKKHKKCCGQS, translated from the coding sequence GTGTCTGAAAATTGCCCGTGCGGTAGCGGATTGCAGTATAGCTTATGTTGCGAACCCTATTTGAGGGGGCGCGCCTGGCCCGGCACGCCTGAAGCCCTGATGCGCTCGCGCTACAGCGCTTACGTTAAGCAGGATTTACACTACCTGATTGCCAGCTGGCACCCTTCTTGCCAGGCGCAAAATTTTGCCGCCAGTCTGGAAGAAAGCTTTGCCACCACGCGCTGGCTTGGCCTCAGAGTCATCACCACTGATGTCGATACTGAACAAGGTCAGGGATATGTGACCTTTTTTGCCCGTTTGGCTGAAAATCAGCAGGAAAGTTTTATTCACGAACGTTCACGCTTTCTTCGTGAGGAACAACGCTGGTATTATATCGACGGAACCTTCCCGCCAACGGGACGCAACGATCGGTGTCCTTGCGGCTCCGGAAAAAAACATAAGAAATGCTGTGGTCAGTCTTGA
- a CDS encoding UDP-glucose dehydrogenase family protein, with protein sequence MKVTVFGIGYVGLVQAAVLAEVGHDVLCIDVDENKVENLKKGIIPIFEPGLTPLVMQNYEAGRLKFSTHAEEGVNHGVMQFIAVGTPPDEDGSADLKYVTAVARTIAQHMQGHKVVLDKSTVPVGTADRVRQVMEETLKGRGAALSFDVVSNPEFLKEGAAVSDCMRPERIVIGTDNDEVVELLRELYEPFNRNHDRMILMDIRSAELTKYAANCMLATKISFMNEISNLAERLGADVEKVRQGIGSDSRIGYSFIYPGCGYGGSCFPKDVQALIRTAEQIGYQPRLLQAVEDVNDAQKHKLPTFIKRHFGENLRGKTFALWGLSFKPNTDDMREASSRVLMEALWQAGASVHAFDPEAMDEAQRIYGHRSDLKLMGTKEAALQGADGLVICTEWQNFRAPDFDVIKNALKEPVIFDGRNLYDPERIIKRGFVYYAIGRGASLNIA encoded by the coding sequence ATGAAAGTCACCGTATTTGGTATCGGCTATGTGGGTCTGGTTCAGGCTGCGGTTCTGGCCGAAGTCGGACATGACGTTCTTTGCATCGATGTCGACGAAAACAAAGTCGAAAATCTAAAGAAAGGGATCATCCCCATTTTCGAACCGGGCTTGACGCCGCTGGTTATGCAGAATTACGAGGCTGGTCGCCTTAAATTCTCTACACATGCTGAAGAGGGCGTCAATCACGGGGTCATGCAGTTTATTGCCGTTGGCACGCCACCGGACGAAGATGGCTCAGCGGACCTGAAGTACGTCACGGCGGTTGCGAGGACTATTGCTCAGCATATGCAAGGGCATAAGGTCGTGCTGGATAAATCCACCGTTCCGGTCGGTACCGCTGACCGCGTACGCCAGGTGATGGAGGAGACCCTGAAAGGGCGCGGTGCTGCGCTAAGCTTTGATGTGGTGTCCAATCCTGAATTCCTGAAAGAAGGTGCAGCAGTCAGCGACTGTATGCGTCCGGAGCGCATTGTCATCGGCACGGACAATGATGAAGTGGTGGAACTGCTGCGTGAACTGTACGAGCCGTTCAACCGTAATCATGACCGGATGATCCTGATGGACATTCGCAGTGCAGAGCTGACCAAGTATGCGGCAAACTGCATGCTGGCGACCAAAATCAGCTTTATGAACGAAATTTCCAACCTGGCGGAGCGCCTGGGTGCTGACGTGGAAAAAGTACGTCAGGGGATTGGTTCTGACTCACGCATCGGCTATTCGTTTATCTATCCTGGCTGTGGTTATGGCGGTTCCTGCTTCCCGAAAGACGTTCAGGCTCTGATCCGCACTGCGGAACAGATTGGCTACCAGCCGCGCCTGCTGCAGGCGGTAGAAGACGTCAACGACGCGCAAAAACATAAGCTGCCAACGTTTATCAAACGTCACTTCGGTGAAAACCTGCGCGGTAAAACGTTTGCCTTATGGGGGCTGTCATTCAAGCCGAACACCGATGATATGCGTGAAGCGTCCAGCCGGGTGTTGATGGAAGCACTGTGGCAAGCCGGGGCGAGCGTGCATGCTTTTGATCCGGAAGCCATGGATGAAGCGCAACGTATCTACGGCCACCGCAGTGACCTGAAGCTGATGGGAACCAAAGAAGCGGCGTTACAGGGTGCGGATGGGTTGGTTATCTGCACTGAGTGGCAGAATTTCCGCGCACCTGATTTTGACGTGATTAAAAATGCACTCAAAGAACCCGTGATTTTTGATGGTCGTAACCTGTATGATCCAGAAAGAATCATCAAGCGCGGTTTTGTTTATTATGCAATTGGCCGCG
- a CDS encoding DNA topoisomerase III, whose product MRLFIAEKPSLARAIADVLPKPHRRGDGYIACGSDQVVTWCVGHLLEQAQPDSYNGRFARWSLADLPIVPEKWRLQPRPSVAKQLNVIKGLLSQASVVVHAGDPDREGQLLVDEVLDYLTLPAEKHAQVQRCLINDLNPQAVERAIGRLRENREFIPLCVSALARARADWLYGINMTRAYTLLGRNAGYDGVLSVGRVQTPVLGLVVRRDEDIENFVAKDFFEVRAHIVTPADERFVALWQPSDSCEPYQDDEGRLLHRPLAEHVVARIGGQPAHVTSYNDKRENETAPLPFSLSALQIEAGKRFGLSAQTVLDTCQRLYETHKLITYPRSDSRHLPDEHFAGRHAVLNAINIHLPNLTPPGDFNSDQKNRCWDDKKVDAHHAIIPTARSSQVALSDHERQIYCLIATQYLMQFCPDAIYRKCVIELAIAGGKFLAKARFLAEAGWRALLGSKERDEENDGTPLPVVTRGDELLCERGEVLEKQTQPPRPFTDATLLSAMTGIARFVQDKDLKKVLRATDGLGTEATRAGIIELLFKRSFLFKKGRYIHSSPAGRALIHSLPEMAARPDMTAHWESTLTKISEKQCRYQDFMSPLVETLHSLIQQARQQPAAYAFRGLPAPATDKTKRPRRKTAQKKESET is encoded by the coding sequence ATGCGTTTGTTTATCGCCGAAAAACCCAGTCTTGCCCGCGCCATTGCGGATGTTTTGCCCAAACCCCATCGTCGTGGTGACGGCTACATTGCCTGTGGCAGCGACCAGGTGGTGACCTGGTGCGTCGGCCACCTGCTGGAGCAGGCGCAGCCTGACAGCTATAACGGCCGTTTCGCCCGCTGGTCGTTGGCCGATTTGCCGATTGTGCCGGAAAAATGGCGGTTGCAGCCACGTCCGTCGGTGGCCAAACAGCTCAATGTGATCAAAGGGCTGCTGTCGCAGGCCAGCGTGGTGGTTCATGCTGGTGACCCGGACCGGGAAGGCCAGCTGCTGGTCGATGAAGTGCTGGATTACCTGACGCTACCCGCTGAAAAACATGCGCAAGTGCAGCGTTGTCTGATTAACGACCTCAACCCCCAGGCGGTGGAAAGGGCCATAGGGCGGCTACGTGAAAACCGCGAGTTTATCCCTTTGTGTGTTTCCGCGCTGGCGCGTGCACGTGCTGACTGGCTGTACGGAATCAATATGACCCGGGCCTACACGCTGTTAGGGCGCAATGCCGGCTATGACGGCGTGCTTTCCGTAGGTCGCGTCCAGACCCCGGTGCTGGGGCTGGTGGTGCGTCGCGATGAAGATATTGAAAACTTTGTGGCGAAAGACTTCTTCGAAGTCCGTGCCCACATTGTTACGCCCGCAGACGAGCGTTTTGTCGCCCTGTGGCAGCCGAGCGACTCCTGTGAGCCTTACCAGGATGATGAAGGGCGTCTGCTGCATCGTCCGCTGGCGGAGCATGTGGTGGCCCGGATCGGCGGACAGCCCGCTCATGTCACCAGCTATAACGATAAGCGTGAAAACGAGACGGCACCGTTACCGTTTTCGCTTTCCGCCCTGCAAATTGAGGCGGGTAAACGCTTCGGACTCAGTGCGCAAACGGTGCTGGATACCTGCCAGCGCCTTTACGAAACGCATAAGCTGATTACTTACCCCCGTTCTGACAGCCGTCATCTGCCGGATGAGCATTTTGCCGGGCGGCACGCGGTGCTGAATGCGATTAATATCCATCTGCCGAACCTGACCCCGCCGGGCGATTTCAACAGTGACCAGAAGAACCGCTGCTGGGACGACAAAAAGGTCGATGCTCACCATGCGATTATTCCGACTGCGCGCAGCAGTCAGGTCGCTCTTTCGGATCACGAACGGCAGATTTATTGCCTGATAGCCACTCAGTATCTGATGCAGTTTTGCCCCGATGCGATCTATCGTAAATGCGTAATCGAATTAGCTATCGCCGGCGGTAAGTTCCTTGCCAAAGCGCGTTTTCTGGCGGAAGCCGGCTGGCGCGCGCTGCTGGGCAGCAAGGAGCGTGACGAAGAAAACGACGGCACGCCTCTGCCGGTAGTCACCAGAGGGGATGAGCTGCTTTGCGAACGAGGCGAAGTGCTGGAGAAGCAGACACAGCCACCGCGCCCCTTCACCGATGCGACCTTACTGTCAGCAATGACCGGTATAGCACGTTTTGTTCAGGATAAAGATCTCAAGAAAGTGCTGCGTGCGACCGATGGTTTAGGTACGGAGGCGACGCGCGCCGGGATAATCGAGCTGCTGTTTAAGCGCTCCTTCCTGTTTAAGAAGGGGCGCTACATTCACTCCAGCCCCGCCGGACGCGCGCTAATCCACTCTCTGCCGGAGATGGCAGCACGCCCGGATATGACCGCCCACTGGGAATCAACGCTGACGAAAATCAGCGAGAAGCAGTGTCGTTATCAGGACTTTATGTCTCCGCTGGTGGAAACGCTGCACAGTTTAATTCAACAGGCACGACAACAGCCCGCAGCGTATGCGTTTCGCGGCTTGCCCGCTCCGGCAACTGACAAAACGAAAAGGCCCCGCCGTAAAACGGCGCAAAAGAAGGAAAGCGAAACATGA